From the genome of Halictus rubicundus isolate RS-2024b chromosome 2, iyHalRubi1_principal, whole genome shotgun sequence, one region includes:
- the LOC143365576 gene encoding beta-catenin-like protein 1 — translation MDIGELLSYKPPNTPKRPVAGEEDDDDEWENAKKPKRVIKTPYHPRQRQTREIEVTPVRSSEPPTPIRAALPSPANDVVEPQLTEKEKQDILKYVETEAPEVEALDEATLKRMVLLFEKRALRNQEMRVKFPDQPEKFMESEVELHETLQELHVVATNPDLYPLMVELGAVPSLLELLSHENTDVAVGVVDLLQELTDVDILHESQEGADTLIDALLEQQVCALLVQNLERLDESVKEESDGVYNTLAIFENLLEFRPDLCADAGKQGLMQWLLRRIKAKAPFDANKLYASELLSILLQSTPENRLLLGELDGIDVLLQQLAYYKRHDPQTAEEQEMMENLFNVLCSCLMATVNRDRFLRGEGLQLMNLMLREKKMSRNGSLKVLDHAMNGPDGRDNCSKFVDILGLRTIFPLFMKTPTKNRKKMLTAEEHEEHVVSIIASMLRNCKGQQRQRLLSKFTENDYEKVDRLMELHFKYLEKVEEVEKNTKEDEDEEESYLRRLDGGLFILQLVDYVLLEACTGCPPAVKQRVTRILAQRRASLKTIRHIMREYAGNLGDAGDSEWREAEQQHILQLIDKF, via the exons ATGGATATCGGTGAATTACTGTCGTACAAA CCGCCAAACACTCCGAAAAGGCCAGTGGCGGGTGAagaggacgacgacgatgaaTGGGAAAATGCTAAGAAACCGAAACGGGTTATTAAAACCCCGTATCACCCGCGTCAGAGACAGACCAGGGAAATTGAAGTAACTCCGGTCAGAAGTAGTGAACCACCTACGCCTATTAGAGCTGCTTTACCTTCGCCAGCTAATGATGTAGTTGAGCCACAATTGACAGAGAAGGAGAAACAGGATATTCTGAAATACGTGGAAACTGAGGCCCCAGAAGTGGAAGCATTGGATGAAGCAACCCTTAAAAGGATGGTGCTTTTGTTTGAAAAAAGGGCTCTGAGGAATCAAGAGATGAGGGTCAAGTTCCCTGATCAACCAGAAAA ATTCATGGAATCTGAGGTTGAACTGCACGAAACTCTCCAAGAACTTCATGTTGTTGCGACTAACCCAGATCTCTATCCATTAATGGTAGAATTGGGTGCTGTACCTTCTTTGCTCGAATTATTATCTCACGAAAACACAGACGTAGCAGTCGGTGTTGTTGATCTTTTGCAAGAGTTAACGGATGTAGATATTCTGCACGAAAGCCAAGAGGGAGCTGATACACTCATTGATGCGTTGTTAGAGCAACAGGTTTGTGCTCTTCTTGTACAGAATTTGGAGAGATTGGATGAGTCTGTGAAGGAAGAGAGTGACGGGGTTTATAACACATTAG CTATCTTTGAGAACCTTTTGGAATTCAGACCTGATCTGTGTGCTGACGCAGGAAAGCAAGGATTGATGCAGTGGCTGTTGCGTAGGATTAAGGCAAAAGCACCATTCGATGCCAACAAACTTTATGCCAGTGAACTTCTGTCTATTCTTTTGCAGAGCACACCGGAGAATAGACTTCTCCTTGGTGAACTTGATGGAATTGATGTTTTGCTGCAACAATTGGCG TATTATAAAAGACACGATCCCCAAACAGCTGAAGAACAAGAGATGATGGAGAATTTGTTCAATGTATTGTGTTCATGTCTGATGGCGACAGTGAACAGAGATCGATTTTTAAGAGGGGAAGGATTGCAGCTTATGAATTTAATGTTAAGGGAGAAAAAAATGTCCAGAAATGGATCTCTTAAA GTATTAGATCACGCAATGAATGGTCCAGATGGAAGAGACAACTGTAGTAAATTTGTCGATATTCTCGGATTGAGGACTATATTCCCCTTGTTCATGAAAACACCAACAAAAAACAGAAAGAAGATGCTTACAGCAGAAGAACACGAGG AGCATGTAGTGTCGATTATTGCGAGTATGTTAAGAAATTGTAAAGGTCAGCAGCGTCAGAGATTATTGAGTAAATTCACCGAAAACGATTACGAGAAGGTAGATCGATTAATGGAGCTTCATTTCAAGTACCTGGAGAAGGTAGAAGAGGTTGAAAAAAACACAAAG GaggacgaagacgaagaggaatCGTACCTGAGAAGACTGGATGGTGGACTGTTCATTTTACAATTAGTAGATTACGTATTGTTAGAAGCTTGTACCGGTTGTCCGCCCGCAGTAAAACAGAGAGTCACGCGAATTTTAGCGCAGAGAAGAGCTTCCCTTAAAACTATTAGGCATATCATGAGAG AATACGCTGGAAATCTTGGCGATGCCGGCGACTCTGAGTGGCGAGAAGCGGAACAACAACACATACTACAATTAATTGACAAGTTTTGA